The following proteins come from a genomic window of Spirochaetota bacterium:
- a CDS encoding class II fructose-1,6-bisphosphate aldolase, with the protein MVNYKDLGFVNSKELFKKAIEGGYAIPAYNFNNMEQLQAIITACTETQSPVILQVSKGARQYANQTMLRYMAQGAIEMMKELAKSLNLKPIPIVLHLDHGDSFELCKSCIEHGFSSVMIDGSHLPYEENVALTKKVVEYAHQFDVTVEGELGILAGMEEHVSSDKHIYTDPNQVEDFVTKTKVDSLAIAIGTSHGAYKFKLKPGENPPPLRFDILHEIEKRIPGFPIVLHGASSVLQDYVEMINKYGGKMEGAVGIPEEQLREAAKSAVCKINIDSDGRLVMTAKIREALAKDPSNFDPRKYLQPARDELIKMYKQKNINVLGSAYRV; encoded by the coding sequence ATGGTAAATTATAAAGACCTTGGATTTGTTAACTCTAAAGAATTATTTAAAAAAGCAATTGAAGGTGGTTATGCAATACCCGCATACAATTTTAATAATATGGAACAATTGCAAGCTATTATAACTGCCTGTACAGAAACTCAATCCCCAGTCATTCTACAAGTTTCAAAAGGAGCAAGACAATACGCAAACCAGACAATGCTAAGATATATGGCACAGGGTGCTATTGAAATGATGAAAGAGCTTGCAAAAAGCTTAAATTTAAAACCAATACCAATAGTTTTACATTTAGATCATGGTGATTCATTTGAACTATGTAAAAGTTGCATCGAACATGGATTTTCTTCAGTTATGATAGATGGATCTCATCTGCCTTACGAGGAAAATGTAGCTCTGACTAAAAAGGTAGTTGAATATGCTCATCAGTTTGATGTTACAGTTGAAGGAGAACTCGGAATTTTAGCTGGTATGGAAGAACATGTTTCTTCCGATAAGCATATATATACTGATCCTAATCAAGTTGAAGACTTTGTTACTAAAACAAAAGTTGATTCACTTGCAATTGCAATAGGAACTTCTCATGGAGCATACAAATTTAAACTCAAACCAGGTGAGAATCCACCACCTCTTAGATTTGATATTTTACATGAAATAGAAAAAAGGATTCCTGGATTTCCTATTGTTTTACATGGTGCTTCTTCAGTACTTCAAGATTATGTTGAGATGATAAATAAATATGGAGGCAAAATGGAAGGAGCTGTCGGTATTCCCGAAGAACAATTAAGGGAAGCTGCTAAATCTGCTGTTTGCAAAATTAATATAGATTCAGATGGCAGACTTGTAATGACTGCTAAAATTAGGGAAGCTTTAGCTAAAGATCCTTCAAATTTTGATCCAAGAAAATATTTACAACCAGCAAGGGATGAACTTATAAAAATGTATAAACAAAAAAATATTAATGTACTTGGGAGTGCATATAGAGTTTAA
- the thiI gene encoding tRNA 4-thiouridine(8) synthase ThiI: MRYSELALKKGNRSYFESVLINNIKNKLKNIIVIKEFGRLYIQKESFSENEIKNLSEIPGIKSFSKIYFCNKNIDDITDFWIKKIEENNLIKDGTSFYFSTKRIDKSFSLHSDEISRFIAKRVLEFFKDKYKNIEARYKNVDITFYTEIRKDFTFIYWEKIEAVGGLPLSTTGKGLALLSGGIDSPVASYLMMKRGMKIDFIHFESPPYTTEKSREKVLNLARELKKFENRAKIFIVPFTKIQVAIRKNCNIEFLTILMRRAMFEISEKIATKFNYDVLITGESLGQVASQTVNSIKVIEDIIKIPVFRPLIGLDKEEIIEYSKKINTFNISILPYEDCCTIFVPKHPKINPLLEEVMDEEKKYKDEKLFEEVLNNIEIIEIR, encoded by the coding sequence ATTCGATATTCTGAACTTGCCTTAAAAAAGGGGAATAGAAGTTATTTTGAATCAGTTTTAATTAATAATATAAAAAATAAATTGAAGAATATTATAGTTATTAAAGAATTTGGAAGACTTTATATTCAGAAAGAGAGCTTTAGTGAAAATGAAATTAAAAATTTAAGTGAAATACCTGGTATTAAGTCGTTTTCTAAAATATATTTTTGTAATAAAAATATTGATGATATTACCGATTTTTGGATCAAGAAAATAGAAGAGAATAATCTTATAAAAGATGGAACAAGTTTTTATTTTAGTACTAAAAGAATTGATAAAAGTTTTAGTTTGCATTCAGATGAAATTTCAAGATTTATTGCAAAAAGAGTTTTAGAATTTTTTAAAGATAAATATAAAAATATAGAAGCAAGATATAAAAATGTTGATATTACATTTTATACTGAAATTAGAAAAGATTTTACATTTATTTATTGGGAAAAGATAGAAGCTGTTGGAGGTTTACCTTTAAGTACTACAGGTAAAGGGCTTGCTCTACTTTCAGGAGGAATTGATTCCCCAGTTGCTTCTTATCTTATGATGAAAAGAGGTATGAAGATTGATTTTATTCATTTTGAATCACCTCCGTATACAACAGAAAAATCAAGAGAGAAAGTATTAAATTTAGCAAGAGAACTAAAAAAATTTGAAAATAGAGCTAAAATATTTATTGTTCCTTTTACTAAAATTCAGGTTGCAATAAGAAAAAATTGTAATATTGAATTCTTAACTATTTTAATGAGAAGAGCTATGTTTGAGATTTCAGAAAAAATAGCAACAAAATTTAATTATGATGTCCTCATTACGGGAGAATCACTTGGACAGGTTGCTTCACAAACTGTTAATTCTATAAAAGTCATAGAAGACATAATAAAAATTCCAGTATTTAGACCTTTGATTGGTCTTGATAAAGAAGAAATAATAGAATATTCAAAAAAAATAAATACTTTTAATATTTCTATTTTACCTTATGAGGATTGTTGCACTATATTTGTCCCAAAGCACCCTAAAATTAATCCTTTATTGGAAGAAGTAATGGATGAAGAGAAAAAATATAAAGATGAAAAACTTTTTGAAGAAGTATTAAACAATATTGAGATAATTGAAATTAGATAA
- a CDS encoding DHH family phosphoesterase — MKKRFIDLIKHIKINSYEVIIQLHNFPDPDSIASGIMLKKIFDNYNINSIICYFGSNQKRIINKFLFQINNVPICELKDKNEIKQKILENPKSVVFCVDGNPINSNFIRLPFKYLGYIDHHKSINLKEKNSKKENIKILKKYIFSYSNIGATSTILFDLSRKLKIKLSKNILLLAALGIYTDTFGLRRNVSNKDLNIFFNIYKKLDKDKFLYFSENSFEINDIKYLKEAFENLVIKDNVAKTYVSSLEDPNLLGIIGDLFIRIVEVKIIIIFGYSEKNIFFSTRSKYKEADCFTFIRDNFGSLVSFGGHSEMAAGVFKDYKSKKYIENFINM; from the coding sequence ATGAAAAAAAGGTTTATAGATTTAATAAAACATATAAAAATAAACTCATATGAAGTTATAATTCAACTGCATAATTTCCCTGATCCTGATTCTATTGCCTCTGGAATAATGTTGAAAAAAATATTTGATAATTATAATATTAATTCAATTATTTGTTATTTTGGTTCAAATCAAAAAAGAATTATTAATAAATTTCTTTTTCAAATAAATAATGTGCCTATTTGTGAATTAAAAGATAAAAATGAGATAAAACAAAAAATATTAGAAAATCCTAAAAGTGTTGTTTTTTGTGTTGATGGAAATCCTATTAATTCAAATTTTATTAGGTTACCATTTAAATATTTGGGCTACATTGATCATCATAAAAGTATAAATTTAAAAGAAAAAAATAGCAAAAAAGAAAATATTAAAATATTAAAAAAATATATTTTTTCATATTCTAATATAGGTGCAACTTCCACAATTTTGTTTGATTTAAGTCGAAAACTGAAAATTAAGCTATCAAAGAATATACTACTATTGGCTGCTTTGGGTATATATACAGATACATTTGGCTTGAGAAGGAATGTTAGCAATAAAGATCTTAATATATTTTTTAATATATATAAAAAATTGGATAAAGATAAATTTCTTTATTTTTCTGAAAATTCTTTTGAAATAAATGATATAAAATATCTTAAAGAAGCATTTGAAAATTTAGTTATTAAAGATAATGTTGCAAAAACTTATGTGTCTTCATTAGAAGATCCCAATCTTTTAGGTATAATTGGTGATCTTTTTATAAGAATAGTTGAAGTAAAAATTATTATAATATTTGGTTACTCAGAAAAAAATATATTTTTTTCGACAAGATCAAAATATAAGGAAGCTGATTGTTTTACATTTATTAGAGATAATTTTGGTTCTCTTGTATCTTTTGGAGGACATTCAGAAATGGCTGCTGGGGTTTTTAAAGATTATAAATCCAAAAAATATATAGAAAATTTTATTAATATGTAA
- the prs gene encoding ribose-phosphate diphosphokinase yields MAGRGKIQIFSGRACKDYSNKVLKYLKEINEYTQKFVDLAGETKVKQFSDGEMEVEIMNSVRRKDVYIIQNNALRNEVSLSVHENKSELYHMIDALKRARAETITVIEPYISCARSDRATGRSSVGLWIHFNTMINLGASHIITFQLHSAKSTAIVDPNKCYIDNIPIISLLEKHILKNYIKTKEFFEKEVAKNWTICSVDAGGESIAREVAATFNCQLIIGYKKRNYNSVNQVEKVSILTDQNLEGKTVWVIDDMIDTGGSVFELVKAIKNYGVKTINIAVVHPVFSGKGVERLKMLHDDGFLDKLIVCDTLAIDENLKKELSFIDVVETSPLLANIIYKTNIGESLNEYFIPINPYDFIE; encoded by the coding sequence ATGGCTGGTAGAGGAAAAATTCAAATATTTTCTGGAAGAGCTTGTAAAGATTATTCAAATAAAGTTTTGAAATATTTAAAAGAAATAAATGAATATACTCAAAAGTTTGTAGATCTTGCAGGTGAAACAAAAGTTAAACAATTTTCAGATGGGGAAATGGAAGTAGAAATAATGAATTCAGTTAGAAGGAAAGATGTTTATATTATTCAAAATAATGCTCTAAGAAATGAAGTTTCCCTTTCAGTTCATGAAAATAAAAGTGAGCTTTATCATATGATAGATGCATTAAAAAGAGCAAGAGCAGAAACTATTACAGTTATAGAACCATATATATCTTGTGCAAGGAGTGATAGAGCAACAGGGCGAAGTTCTGTTGGTTTGTGGATTCATTTCAATACTATGATAAATCTTGGTGCTTCACATATCATAACTTTTCAACTTCATTCAGCTAAGTCTACTGCAATAGTAGATCCAAATAAATGTTACATAGACAATATTCCTATTATATCTTTGCTTGAAAAACATATTTTAAAAAATTATATTAAAACTAAGGAATTTTTTGAAAAAGAGGTAGCTAAAAATTGGACAATATGTTCTGTAGATGCTGGAGGAGAGAGCATTGCAAGGGAGGTTGCTGCTACATTTAACTGTCAATTAATTATTGGATACAAAAAAAGAAATTATAATTCTGTTAATCAAGTTGAAAAAGTTTCAATTCTGACTGATCAGAATTTGGAAGGAAAAACTGTCTGGGTTATTGATGATATGATTGATACAGGTGGATCCGTTTTTGAGCTTGTAAAAGCTATTAAAAATTATGGAGTTAAAACTATTAATATTGCTGTTGTACATCCAGTATTTTCAGGCAAAGGTGTAGAAAGATTAAAAATGTTACATGATGATGGTTTTTTAGATAAACTTATTGTTTGTGATACTTTAGCTATTGATGAAAATTTAAAAAAAGAGCTTTCATTTATCGATGTAGTAGAAACTTCACCTTTACTTGCTAATATAATTTATAAAACAAATATTGGTGAATCTTTAAATGAATATTTTATTCCTATAAATCCTTATGATTTTATTGAATAG
- a CDS encoding alanine--glyoxylate aminotransferase family protein produces MHKKLFIPGPVEVADDVLKAMSTPMISHRGSEYSELQKSCAEMIKKVFYTNNEIIFSTSSGTGLMESAIRSCTKKRAIVFSVGAFGNRWYEIAERNNVPADKYEVEWGNAITPEIVEKYLSTGKYDLMTITHNETSTGIMNPCYELAEVWKKYPDVIVCMDTVSSMGGVKIEVDKLGVDYCITSSQKALGLPPGIAIASVSEKAIESAKQVKYRGYYFDLIELVKYVREKNHQYPSTPSISHMFALKYQLEKILNKEGLENRFKRHEEMAKYVRAWANEYFQIYPNKEEWSSVTLTTIKNTKGYSVKELNSELGKVGYAISNGYGDLKEKTFRIAHMADITMEELKDLLSHIERIWKLK; encoded by the coding sequence ATGCATAAAAAATTATTTATTCCTGGCCCAGTAGAAGTTGCTGATGATGTTTTGAAAGCAATGTCTACACCTATGATAAGTCACAGAGGTTCAGAATATAGTGAATTGCAAAAATCATGTGCTGAAATGATTAAAAAAGTTTTTTATACAAATAATGAAATTATTTTTTCAACATCTTCTGGTACAGGGCTTATGGAATCAGCAATTAGGTCTTGTACAAAAAAAAGAGCAATTGTATTTTCAGTTGGAGCTTTTGGTAACAGATGGTATGAAATTGCTGAGAGAAATAATGTCCCTGCTGATAAATACGAGGTAGAGTGGGGGAATGCTATAACACCTGAGATAGTTGAAAAATATTTATCAACTGGGAAATATGATTTAATGACAATTACTCATAACGAAACCTCAACTGGTATTATGAATCCTTGTTATGAACTTGCTGAAGTTTGGAAAAAATATCCAGATGTAATTGTATGTATGGATACTGTTTCTTCTATGGGTGGTGTCAAAATAGAAGTTGATAAATTGGGGGTTGATTATTGTATTACTTCTTCTCAAAAAGCTTTAGGATTGCCTCCTGGAATAGCTATTGCCTCTGTTTCTGAAAAAGCAATTGAAAGTGCGAAGCAAGTAAAATACAGAGGTTACTATTTTGATTTAATAGAACTTGTAAAATATGTTAGAGAAAAAAATCATCAATATCCATCAACACCTTCAATTTCTCATATGTTTGCTTTAAAATATCAACTTGAGAAAATATTAAATAAAGAGGGGCTTGAAAATAGGTTTAAAAGACATGAGGAGATGGCAAAGTATGTAAGAGCATGGGCTAATGAATATTTTCAGATCTATCCAAATAAAGAAGAATGGTCTTCAGTAACATTAACAACTATTAAAAATACAAAGGGGTATTCTGTAAAAGAACTTAATTCAGAACTTGGTAAGGTTGGGTATGCTATATCAAATGGATATGGTGATTTAAAAGAAAAAACATTTAGAATAGCTCATATGGCAGATATTACAATGGAGGAACTTAAAGATTTACTAAGTCATATTGAAAGAATTTGGAAGCTTAAATAA
- a CDS encoding Smr/MutS family protein, with protein MNKRFDIIDLHYVPPSLVKETVIEFLNTSYKNKMESVKIITGKGIGVYKKITIEVCRSLDFIDRVNEAPAWESGSGALYIYFKK; from the coding sequence ATGAATAAAAGATTTGACATTATAGATTTACACTATGTTCCACCTTCCCTTGTTAAAGAAACTGTTATTGAGTTTTTAAATACTTCATATAAAAATAAAATGGAAAGTGTAAAGATAATAACTGGAAAAGGTATTGGTGTTTATAAAAAAATAACTATTGAAGTATGTAGAAGTCTTGATTTTATTGATAGAGTAAATGAAGCCCCAGCCTGGGAAAGTGGAAGTGGTGCTCTTTATATTTATTTTAAAAAGTAA